The following proteins are co-located in the Besnoitia besnoiti strain Bb-Ger1 chromosome Unknown contig00007, whole genome shotgun sequence genome:
- a CDS encoding uncharacterized protein (encoded by transcript BESB_072440) — MARVQDRWTIEGGGRPDMHARREYPFGAIINEMIRSGADWLVLVTKLRRGFRPLEAVAPKKAGICPEET, encoded by the coding sequence ATGGCGCGGGTGCAGGACCGTTGGACTATtgagggcggcgggcgaccagacatgcatgcacgaAGAGAGTACCCCTTCGGCGCCATAATCAACGAGATGATTCGATCCGGGGCTGACTGGTTGGTGCTGGTCACAAAACTCCGGCGCGGCTTCAGACCTTTGGAAGCTGTGGCACCGAAGAAGGCAGGCATTTGCCCGGAGGAGACATAA